The window ACATCACTACCGTCGATTGTTTAGTAAAAGCGCTATTTAATGATAGGGCAATAGGAATAGCCATAATTAATCTCCTTTTTATTTCAATTTGCACACTTATAAAGGTGAGGCGTTTATATTGTACGCGCCTTTCGCCATTTAATCAAACCATAAGGGGTAAGGGCTTTAAGCGATTTTTTAAAATTAAGACGTTTAAGTTTTGCTTTAAAACTGGTTGGCGGAGTTATGTGCCAGCCAATTTGGGCGGCATAGGCAAGATAATGCTCTGCAAAGGCGGTATTAGCCCCATTCCATGGCTTGCGGGCTGCTATATAATGCACAATGTGGGGCCGGTAATTTTCTTTCAGCTGATTTAATAAATTAAGGGACTTAAATAAAAAACGTGTTTCGGCAGCATTTATACGGTTAATATTAAAAAGTGGGCTAAAAAAGTTGTAGCTAGCACTTAAAAAGTGGCGACTTTGTGGCCCATCTTGTAACGCTAAGTAATTAAGAGCATCTTGCTCAAGATGGACCAGATTGGGAGCATGTTGAGTTAAAAACGCTAAAGCTCTTTGAGTATAATTATGCTCTCGCCAATACACCGCATTAATAACCATTACTCCTGCATTAACGTAGTGAGTTTGCTCGTCTAGTAAATCGAACCCAAGCTCATAAAAAAAATCGAATAAGCGTTTGGTATCGTTATTAATTAACGGTGGTCTAATAAAATTATGCACCCCCTTTTCGCTAACGGCGGCGTAAGCTTTGCCTTCAAGATTAATGTTGTATAGTTCGGTTAAATCATTTAAAATTAAAATATCGCTGTCAAGGTAAATTATTTTGTCAATTTCGGACAAAAGGTTGGGAACAAAAAGCCTAAAAATAATCTCGCGAGCTTTATTATTAATGCTGGGGATTTGGGTATAATCGGCATCACTAAAATAAATTACTTTTACCCCCGCGCAGGTAGTGTACTTTGTGGTAAGTTGCTCTATAAAACTTTCATCGTCTCTGGTTAAATTGTGCGTAAGAAGGTAAAAATAATATTGTGTACCGGCGGCGGCATTAGCAAGGGCTGAAACTATAGCTACAGCAGTTGGTTTAGTGTAAGCGCTATTTAGAGATAAAACGATAGGAATAATCACAGTTACTTCTCCATTAACTTTCTTTTTAATGATAATAGTTGATGCGGAGTAAGGAGTTTAAGGTATTTTTTAATAATTAAAATACATAGCCAGCTGTTAAGGGCTTTGGTTAAAGCCTTTTCATTAAGAGGCTGCCGGCAGATAATGCCGGTAATATTCTTAGCAAGCTTACGTGAAAATCCACGCTGCTGCATAGCTTCTCGAAGAATCTTCTCATTATGCTGGCCGTCATAAAGAGCTAAAGCCTTAAAGAGTTGATAAAAATCATTTAACAAAGCTTGATATTTTACTTTAATAGAGGGCTTTCTTACTATGGGTCTTGTTTTATAATCTATAGCCTTAAAAAATAATTTTAATCCTATAAAATAAACAAATTCGTTGGCTTTATGGTTAGTCATAAAACTTATAATCTCTTTGGTTACTACAGAATAACTTTGGTAACTTTGTGTAAGGTGGCTCAGATTTTTATTAGTGATTGTGCTGCCTTGCCGTATTCTATAGTAATAACCAACTTCATTAATGCAAGCAGCCTTTTGGACTAAACTAAGCCACAGTATAGTTAAAAAATCTTGATGAAAAATTTTCTCTATAAAGAATAAATTATTCTCTAATAGAAAATCGTGCCTAAAAAGATAAGTCCAGTGTACATTACTATTAACACTATTAGTAAAATTTTTTAGTTCAATTTGTGTGTTAAAGATAGTAATAACCTCATTTGTTCTCATTAAATTATTGGCCACAAAGTTTAACTGCCCGGTTTTGTTTTCTATATCAAAATTCGGTACCTCTTTGTTGCCAAAAACCGTAACTTTAAACATTAATACATCTAATTGATTAACTTTGGCCGCTTTGTAAAAACGTGCGACGGCCCCGCTTTCTATGGTATCATCACTATCGATAAACCATACATATTCACCTTTAGCTTCTTTTAAC of the Spirochaetaceae bacterium genome contains:
- a CDS encoding glycosyltransferase family 8 protein, translated to MIIPIVLSLNSAYTKPTAVAIVSALANAAAGTQYYFYLLTHNLTRDDESFIEQLTTKYTTCAGVKVIYFSDADYTQIPSINNKAREIIFRLFVPNLLSEIDKIIYLDSDILILNDLTELYNINLEGKAYAAVSEKGVHNFIRPPLINNDTKRLFDFFYELGFDLLDEQTHYVNAGVMVINAVYWREHNYTQRALAFLTQHAPNLVHLEQDALNYLALQDGPQSRHFLSASYNFFSPLFNINRINAAETRFLFKSLNLLNQLKENYRPHIVHYIAARKPWNGANTAFAEHYLAYAAQIGWHITPPTSFKAKLKRLNFKKSLKALTPYGLIKWRKARTI
- a CDS encoding glycosyltransferase — translated: WNVEPYFAECLDSLISQDMAEMEILLIDDLGQDGSRTIAEAYAKKDSRIRIITHTENRRQGAARNTGLKEAKGEYVWFIDSDDTIESGAVARFYKAAKVNQLDVLMFKVTVFGNKEVPNFDIENKTGQLNFVANNLMRTNEVITIFNTQIELKNFTNSVNSNVHWTYLFRHDFLLENNLFFIEKIFHQDFLTILWLSLVQKAACINEVGYYYRIRQGSTITNKNLSHLTQSYQSYSVVTKEIISFMTNHKANEFVYFIGLKLFFKAIDYKTRPIVRKPSIKVKYQALLNDFYQLFKALALYDGQHNEKILREAMQQRGFSRKLAKNITGIICRQPLNEKALTKALNSWLCILIIKKYLKLLTPHQLLSLKRKLMEK